A window of the Desulfovibrio sp. genome harbors these coding sequences:
- a CDS encoding cupin domain-containing protein → MLQTKSVFQEATIVTPTGERLAARLEWVQHPVFSGVWMKHLVTGKDTGGLLSCHLVRVEDGCEIGMHTHEASLELHEVLSGTGNCLMDGRDTPYQPGVCLVIPVGERHAVAAKGSDLHLMAKFSPALL, encoded by the coding sequence ATGTTGCAAACAAAGAGTGTTTTCCAGGAGGCGACAATAGTCACGCCCACGGGCGAAAGGTTGGCCGCCCGGCTGGAATGGGTGCAGCATCCTGTATTTTCAGGTGTTTGGATGAAACATCTTGTCACAGGGAAAGATACCGGAGGACTTCTCAGTTGTCATCTGGTGCGAGTTGAAGACGGATGCGAAATTGGAATGCATACCCATGAAGCCTCGCTGGAACTGCATGAAGTTCTGTCCGGGACAGGCAATTGCCTCATGGACGGTCGCGACACTCCGTACCAGCCCGGTGTCTGCCTGGTGATTCCCGTAGGCGAGCGGCACGCTGTGGCGGCCAAAGGCAGCGACCTGCACCTCATGGCCAAATTTTCACCGGCGCTTTTGTAG
- a CDS encoding alcohol dehydrogenase catalytic domain-containing protein: MLRVVFTNGSFFLEPQQKPVPAEDEVLVRVLVAGICNTDIELIKGYMNFSGTPGHEFVGVVEAAPSAPGIMGKRVVADINIATGTGDHRHAPGRKVLGILGKDGAFAHYLTLPASNCHLVPDLLNDEAAVFAEPLAAALEVGQQVHILATDRVAVLGDGKLGILAALGLRHLCPGLVLVGKHPDKLAIAGNQGIKTCLAGNVAGPFDLVVEATGRPQGIQMALDLVRPEGVIVLKSTTEAQACLNLSRVVVQEITLVGSRCGDTALALDHLARGLVDPAGLIEATYPLESFEEAFAHASRPGARKVLLRMSQ; the protein is encoded by the coding sequence ATGCTGCGCGTCGTGTTCACAAACGGGTCTTTTTTCCTTGAGCCACAGCAAAAGCCGGTTCCGGCGGAGGATGAAGTCCTGGTGCGCGTTCTGGTCGCGGGCATCTGCAACACCGATATCGAACTCATTAAGGGGTATATGAACTTTTCCGGCACGCCCGGGCATGAGTTCGTTGGCGTGGTCGAGGCTGCGCCATCCGCTCCTGGCATCATGGGAAAGCGGGTGGTGGCCGACATCAACATAGCCACCGGTACCGGCGACCACCGGCACGCTCCGGGCAGGAAGGTGCTCGGAATACTCGGCAAGGACGGCGCCTTCGCCCATTACCTCACCCTTCCCGCTTCCAACTGCCACCTGGTGCCGGACTTGCTGAACGACGAAGCCGCCGTGTTCGCCGAGCCCCTGGCCGCGGCCCTGGAGGTGGGCCAGCAGGTGCATATCCTGGCCACGGACAGGGTGGCCGTGCTGGGGGACGGAAAGCTCGGGATACTGGCAGCCCTTGGGCTTCGCCACCTCTGCCCGGGGCTTGTGCTGGTGGGCAAACACCCGGACAAGCTGGCCATCGCCGGGAACCAGGGGATTAAGACCTGCCTGGCCGGGAACGTCGCCGGACCGTTCGACCTGGTGGTGGAAGCCACGGGCAGGCCGCAAGGCATCCAGATGGCTCTTGATCTGGTGCGGCCTGAAGGAGTGATCGTATTGAAATCCACTACGGAAGCGCAGGCGTGCCTCAACCTCTCGAGGGTGGTGGTGCAGGAAATCACCCTGGTGGGGTCACGCTGCGGGGACACGGCCCTGGCCCTGGATCACCTGGCAAGAGGCCTGGTGGACCCAGCCGGGCTCATAGAGGCGACATACCCCCTGGAAAGCTTCGAAGAGGCGTTCGCGCATGCCTCGCGTCCAGGCGCCAGGAAGGTGCTCTTAAGGATGAGCCAGTAG
- a CDS encoding class I SAM-dependent methyltransferase produces MNWRTAPTVPTSLPLPELFLRLVRPGTRVLDIGCGEAGAGALIQEAGGVYTGLDVNLPSLRRAANRHRVACGEGGNLPFKPASFDLVLLRAVLTVLVSPVESLAVVREALRVCRGVLGIQDFLLTPALPLYAARYAEGHSLTGQFGTFPVRREGNGDVLYWARHFSLDELNELIREAGGRVDEVSEAPAPTRSGNIINGVVLLAHP; encoded by the coding sequence ATGAATTGGCGTACAGCTCCCACCGTTCCGACAAGCCTGCCCCTGCCGGAACTCTTTCTGCGGCTGGTGAGGCCAGGCACGCGCGTCCTGGACATCGGCTGCGGGGAGGCGGGAGCAGGGGCTTTGATCCAGGAGGCCGGAGGGGTCTACACCGGTCTGGACGTCAACCTGCCGAGCTTGAGGCGGGCGGCGAACCGGCACCGGGTGGCTTGCGGGGAGGGGGGGAATCTTCCGTTCAAGCCCGCTTCCTTCGACCTTGTTCTTCTTCGGGCGGTACTGACCGTTCTTGTTAGTCCTGTTGAGAGCCTTGCAGTGGTGCGCGAAGCATTGCGCGTGTGCCGGGGCGTGCTCGGAATTCAGGATTTTCTTCTCACACCGGCATTGCCGCTTTACGCAGCCCGGTATGCCGAAGGTCATTCCTTGACCGGCCAGTTCGGCACCTTCCCTGTACGCCGGGAAGGAAACGGGGATGTGCTCTACTGGGCCAGGCATTTCAGCCTGGATGAGCTCAATGAGCTCATACGGGAGGCGGGCGGCCGGGTGGACGAGGTGAGCGAGGCTCCCGCGCCGACCCGAAGCGGCAATATCATTAACGGTGTTGTCCTACTGGCTCATCCTTAA
- a CDS encoding heavy-metal-associated domain-containing protein, which produces MKTRTIEVKGMSCNHCVQSVTQALSGIDGLANVKVDLTFGTATYDEVKPVDEALVKATIERIGFIPGGFR; this is translated from the coding sequence ATGAAAACACGCACCATTGAAGTCAAAGGAATGAGCTGTAACCACTGCGTCCAGTCCGTCACCCAGGCCCTGAGCGGAATAGACGGTTTGGCCAACGTGAAGGTCGATCTCACTTTCGGCACCGCCACCTACGACGAAGTCAAACCCGTGGACGAGGCCCTGGTGAAAGCGACCATCGAGCGAATTGGTTTTATTCCCGGCGGTTTCAGGTAA
- the hisA gene encoding 1-(5-phosphoribosyl)-5-[(5-phosphoribosylamino)methylideneamino]imidazole-4-carboxamide isomerase, with amino-acid sequence MILYPAIDIKDGQCVRLKQGLADQVTVFDPDPVSAAGHWLDLGATALHVVDLDGAFDGEPKNKDLVAGICKRAGSVPVQLGGGIRDLATAQAYVAAGVSRLLIGTMALADPDRFGELCKALPGKVGVSLDADHGRLKTKGWVEDSGLTVDDVLPRLEAQGAAFLVYTDISRDGMQSGVNLEAMESLLLKTKLPVVAAGGVATLDDLKALAPLVSKGLQGVISGRAIYTGTLDFAQAMEWVGSNSF; translated from the coding sequence GTGATTTTGTATCCGGCCATTGATATCAAGGATGGCCAGTGCGTGCGCCTCAAGCAGGGGCTGGCCGACCAGGTGACGGTTTTCGATCCCGACCCGGTATCAGCGGCCGGGCACTGGCTTGATCTTGGTGCCACTGCCCTGCATGTGGTGGATCTGGACGGCGCTTTCGACGGCGAGCCCAAGAACAAGGATCTGGTGGCCGGAATCTGCAAACGGGCTGGTTCCGTGCCGGTGCAGCTGGGCGGCGGCATTCGCGATCTGGCCACGGCCCAGGCCTATGTGGCCGCCGGAGTGTCCCGGCTGCTCATCGGCACCATGGCCCTGGCAGACCCCGACAGGTTCGGGGAGTTGTGCAAGGCGCTGCCGGGAAAGGTGGGCGTGTCCTTGGATGCGGATCATGGCAGGCTCAAGACCAAAGGCTGGGTTGAGGATTCCGGGCTCACCGTGGACGACGTGCTGCCAAGGCTGGAAGCCCAGGGCGCCGCTTTCCTGGTGTACACCGACATCAGCCGCGACGGCATGCAGAGCGGCGTGAACCTTGAGGCCATGGAATCTTTGCTCTTAAAAACCAAACTGCCGGTGGTCGCAGCCGGCGGGGTGGCCACCCTCGATGACCTGAAGGCCTTGGCTCCCCTGGTGTCCAAGGGGCTTCAGGGCGTGATCAGCGGCCGGGCCATCTACACCGGGACGCTTGATTTCGCGCAGGCCATGGAATGGGTCGGCAGCAATAGTTTCTAA
- the hisB gene encoding imidazoleglycerol-phosphate dehydratase HisB, whose amino-acid sequence MRKAQVTRSTKETSIELDVNLDGQGVAEVSTGVGFADHMLTLLAFWSGMDLKLFCKGDLHVDSHHTLEDVGLCLGQAIVEALGDKSGINRVGHARFPLDEALSEVVVDLSGRAYLVYEDTLLPAQVAGEEKDVWREFFKSLAFKGQMNLHVRMLYGKNGHHLLESAFKALGVALRQAIARDRAGVPSTKGSLG is encoded by the coding sequence ATGCGTAAGGCCCAAGTAACCCGCAGCACCAAAGAGACCTCCATAGAATTAGACGTCAACCTGGATGGCCAGGGTGTTGCCGAGGTGTCCACCGGGGTCGGGTTCGCCGACCACATGCTCACCTTGCTGGCCTTCTGGTCCGGCATGGACCTGAAGCTTTTCTGCAAGGGTGACCTGCACGTCGACTCGCACCACACCCTCGAAGACGTCGGCCTCTGCCTTGGCCAGGCCATTGTCGAGGCCCTGGGCGACAAATCCGGGATCAACCGCGTGGGCCATGCCCGGTTCCCCCTGGACGAGGCCCTTTCCGAGGTGGTGGTGGACCTCTCCGGCAGGGCCTATCTGGTCTACGAGGATACGCTTCTTCCCGCCCAGGTGGCCGGGGAGGAAAAGGATGTTTGGCGGGAGTTTTTCAAATCCCTGGCCTTCAAGGGCCAGATGAACCTCCACGTCCGCATGCTCTACGGCAAGAACGGGCACCATTTGCTGGAGTCGGCCTTCAAGGCCCTCGGCGTGGCGCTGCGTCAGGCCATAGCGCGTGACCGGGCCGGGGTGCCCAGCACCAAAGGGAGCCTAGGCTGA
- the tatB gene encoding twin-arginine translocase subunit TatB, whose amino-acid sequence MFGIGSTELLIILIVALILIGPQKLPDLMKTFGKGLSEFRRMSTDVKSTLEREIQKADELKRIEEMKNELFGDDAQKPAEAAQTPAEPAKAGEVAAQAVDAPKNVSSAQADPSGTKPATQAVPAEQPAVSQTAPGTAPQADAKPASQAQDKSHA is encoded by the coding sequence ATGTTCGGCATCGGCTCCACAGAACTTCTGATCATCCTGATCGTTGCTCTTATCCTGATCGGACCCCAGAAGCTGCCAGACCTCATGAAGACGTTCGGCAAGGGGCTTTCCGAGTTCAGGCGCATGAGTACGGACGTGAAGTCCACTCTGGAGCGCGAAATCCAGAAGGCCGACGAGCTCAAGCGCATCGAAGAGATGAAAAACGAGCTTTTCGGAGACGATGCCCAGAAACCCGCCGAAGCCGCCCAGACTCCGGCGGAACCCGCGAAAGCGGGTGAGGTGGCCGCCCAGGCCGTTGACGCCCCAAAAAACGTGAGTTCCGCTCAGGCCGATCCCTCCGGCACAAAACCGGCGACCCAGGCAGTTCCAGCCGAACAACCGGCCGTTTCGCAAACCGCCCCGGGAACCGCGCCCCAGGCCGATGCCAAGCCCGCTTCCCAGGCCCAGGACAAGAGCCATGCGTAA
- the guaA gene encoding glutamine-hydrolyzing GMP synthase translates to MQHNDTVVILDYGSQYTQLIARRVREAGVFSEIHPCTISADQLKAMAPKAIILSGGPASVRDEDSPQLDKAVLGLGVPVLGICYGMQLLANTLDGGEVAAAKEREYGRAELTFSGKSPLWEGVEGDGPHTVWMSHGDHVVAMPKGFTVIARTSSVDVAAMQDVSRNIFALQFHPEVAHTEDGETILRNFLFKIAKVKTGWTMASFVEAEVAALREKLGDDQVVCALSGGVDSTVVAVLLHKAIGKRLHCIFVDNGVLRLHEGEEVVAYLREHFDLNLKYVKAQDLFLDRLEGVQDPEKKRKIIGHTFIEVFEKEAKAIPGVKWLAQGTLYPDVIESVSFKGGPSVVIKSHHNVGGLPEKMDLKLVEPLRELFKDEVRKVAYELGMPESIIWRHPFPGPGLAIRIIGEITRERLDILRKADKIVQGELLAADWYRKVWQGFAVLLPLKTVGVMGDDRTYENVCALRIVDSLDAMTADWSRVPTDILARISNRIINEVKGINRVVLDISSKPPATIEWE, encoded by the coding sequence ATGCAGCACAACGACACTGTCGTCATTTTAGACTACGGCTCCCAGTACACCCAGCTCATCGCGCGGCGCGTGCGCGAGGCTGGCGTATTTTCCGAAATCCATCCCTGCACCATAAGCGCGGACCAGCTGAAGGCCATGGCGCCCAAGGCCATCATCCTCTCCGGCGGCCCGGCGAGCGTGCGCGACGAGGATTCCCCGCAGCTGGACAAGGCCGTTCTGGGCCTTGGCGTGCCGGTGCTGGGCATCTGCTACGGAATGCAGCTGCTGGCCAACACCCTGGACGGGGGCGAAGTGGCCGCCGCCAAGGAGCGCGAATACGGCCGGGCCGAGCTGACATTCTCCGGAAAGAGCCCCTTGTGGGAAGGCGTCGAGGGCGACGGGCCGCACACGGTCTGGATGTCCCACGGCGACCATGTGGTGGCCATGCCCAAGGGCTTTACCGTCATAGCCCGCACCTCGAGCGTGGATGTGGCCGCCATGCAGGACGTTTCCCGCAACATCTTCGCCCTGCAGTTCCACCCCGAGGTGGCCCACACCGAGGACGGGGAGACCATTCTTCGCAACTTCCTGTTCAAGATCGCCAAGGTCAAGACCGGCTGGACCATGGCCAGCTTCGTGGAGGCCGAGGTGGCCGCCCTGCGTGAAAAGCTGGGCGACGACCAGGTGGTCTGCGCCCTGTCCGGCGGCGTGGATTCCACCGTGGTGGCCGTGCTCCTGCACAAGGCCATCGGCAAGCGCCTGCACTGCATCTTCGTGGACAACGGCGTCCTGCGCCTGCACGAGGGCGAGGAAGTAGTGGCCTACCTGCGCGAGCACTTCGACCTGAACCTCAAGTACGTCAAGGCCCAGGACCTCTTCCTGGACCGGCTGGAAGGCGTCCAGGATCCGGAGAAAAAGCGCAAGATCATCGGGCATACCTTCATCGAGGTCTTCGAGAAGGAGGCCAAGGCCATACCCGGAGTGAAGTGGCTGGCCCAGGGCACCCTGTATCCGGACGTCATTGAATCCGTCTCCTTCAAGGGCGGCCCGTCCGTGGTGATAAAAAGCCACCACAACGTGGGCGGCCTGCCCGAGAAGATGGACCTCAAGCTGGTGGAACCCCTGCGCGAACTCTTCAAGGACGAAGTGCGCAAGGTGGCCTACGAGCTCGGCATGCCCGAATCCATCATCTGGCGCCATCCCTTCCCGGGACCCGGCCTGGCCATCCGCATCATCGGCGAGATCACCCGCGAGCGCCTGGACATCCTTCGCAAGGCCGACAAGATCGTTCAGGGCGAGCTTCTGGCGGCTGACTGGTACCGCAAGGTCTGGCAGGGCTTCGCCGTGCTCCTGCCGCTTAAAACCGTCGGGGTCATGGGCGACGACCGCACCTACGAGAACGTGTGTGCGCTACGCATCGTGGATTCCCTGGACGCCATGACCGCGGACTGGTCGCGCGTGCCAACGGACATACTGGCCCGTATTTCCAACCGCATCATAAATGAAGTAAAGGGAATCAACCGGGTGGTTCTGGACATTTCCTCCAAGCCGCCCGCGACAATCGAGTGGGAGTAA
- the guaB gene encoding IMP dehydrogenase, translating to MDKIIGLGLTFDDVLLIPAYSEVLPDQVDVSTWLTPEIRLNIPLLSAAMDTVTESRMAISMARNGGAGVIHKNMSITQQKLEVEKVKKSESGMIIDPVTVHPDMTVAAALKVMAEFSISGLPVVENDALVGIVTNRDVRFVDDDYTKVRDVMTSKKLVTVPVGTPLEIAKEHLHEHRIEKLLVVDENKKLKGLITIKDIDKIQKYPNACKDPWGRLRAGGAVGVGANRDERVEALLDAGCDFIVLDSAHGHTKNILTAVEAIRSQFPKCQLVAGNVGTYEGAKALIKAGADAVKVGIGPGSICTTRIVAGVGVPQITAIMEAVRACREAGKCCVADGGIKFSGDVVKAIAAGADTVMMGSMFAGTEESPGETILYQGRTYKIYRGMGSIDAMREGSADRYSQDNKSNKLVPEGIVGRVPFKGIVSESIYQMVGGLRSGMGYVGVSNIKDLQEKPQFTRISPAGLRESHVHDVIITKESPNYRVESY from the coding sequence ATGGACAAGATAATTGGCTTGGGCCTCACTTTCGACGATGTTTTGCTCATTCCCGCATATTCCGAGGTCCTTCCCGATCAGGTGGACGTTTCCACATGGCTCACCCCGGAAATCCGGCTGAACATTCCGCTCTTGTCCGCGGCCATGGATACCGTCACCGAGTCGCGCATGGCCATTTCCATGGCCCGCAACGGCGGGGCCGGCGTGATCCACAAGAACATGTCCATCACCCAGCAGAAACTTGAGGTGGAGAAGGTCAAGAAGAGCGAGTCGGGAATGATCATCGACCCGGTCACTGTGCACCCGGACATGACCGTGGCCGCCGCGCTCAAGGTGATGGCCGAGTTCTCCATCTCGGGCCTGCCGGTGGTGGAGAACGACGCCCTGGTGGGCATCGTCACCAACCGCGACGTGCGCTTCGTGGATGACGACTACACCAAGGTGCGCGACGTGATGACCAGCAAGAAGCTGGTCACCGTGCCGGTGGGCACTCCCCTGGAAATCGCCAAGGAACACCTGCACGAGCACCGCATCGAAAAGCTTCTGGTGGTGGACGAGAACAAGAAGCTGAAGGGCCTCATCACCATAAAGGACATCGACAAGATCCAGAAGTACCCCAACGCCTGCAAGGACCCCTGGGGCCGATTGCGCGCGGGCGGGGCCGTCGGCGTTGGCGCCAACCGGGACGAGCGTGTCGAGGCCCTTCTGGATGCGGGATGCGACTTCATCGTTCTGGACTCGGCCCACGGCCACACCAAGAACATACTTACCGCTGTGGAAGCCATCCGCTCCCAGTTCCCCAAATGCCAGCTTGTCGCGGGCAACGTGGGTACCTACGAAGGGGCCAAGGCGCTCATCAAGGCCGGCGCCGACGCCGTGAAAGTGGGCATCGGGCCAGGCTCCATCTGCACCACCCGCATCGTGGCCGGTGTTGGCGTGCCGCAGATCACGGCCATCATGGAGGCCGTGCGGGCCTGCCGCGAGGCGGGCAAATGCTGCGTTGCCGACGGCGGCATCAAGTTCTCGGGCGACGTGGTCAAGGCCATCGCCGCCGGGGCCGACACCGTGATGATGGGCTCAATGTTCGCCGGAACCGAGGAAAGCCCCGGCGAGACCATCCTCTACCAGGGCCGCACCTACAAGATCTACCGTGGCATGGGCTCCATCGACGCCATGCGCGAGGGCAGCGCCGACCGCTACTCGCAGGACAACAAATCCAACAAGCTGGTTCCCGAGGGCATCGTGGGCCGCGTGCCTTTCAAGGGCATCGTGTCCGAGTCCATCTACCAGATGGTCGGGGGCCTGCGTTCCGGTATGGGCTATGTGGGCGTCTCCAACATCAAGGACCTGCAGGAGAAACCCCAGTTCACCCGCATCTCTCCGGCCGGCTTGCGCGAATCCCACGTCCACGACGTGATCATCACCAAGGAATCTCCCAACTACAGGGTGGAGAGCTACTAA
- a CDS encoding ABC transporter ATP-binding protein, translating into MLSLTDIQTYYGSIHALKGVTLKVDQGEIVTLIGANGAGKTTTLMSISGVTQPKQGKIEFLGEDITKMSTEKIVSKGITQVPEGRMIFPRLTVRENLLMGAYLRDDKDGVKADEEKVYELFPKMRERMKQHGGTLSGGEQQMLAIGRALMARPKVLLLDEPSLGLAPIVVENIFEIIQRINKEGTTILLVEQNAQMALHIAHRGYVLETGVVTLEGPAKDLLENPKVRSAYLGLD; encoded by the coding sequence ATGCTTAGCCTTACGGACATCCAGACGTACTACGGCTCCATTCATGCCCTCAAGGGAGTGACCTTGAAGGTCGACCAGGGCGAAATCGTCACCCTTATCGGGGCCAACGGCGCGGGCAAGACCACCACGCTCATGAGCATTTCCGGGGTCACCCAGCCCAAGCAGGGGAAAATTGAATTTCTGGGCGAAGACATCACCAAGATGTCCACGGAAAAAATAGTGTCCAAGGGCATCACCCAGGTTCCCGAGGGCCGCATGATTTTTCCGCGCCTGACGGTTCGCGAGAACCTCTTGATGGGCGCCTATCTGCGCGACGACAAGGACGGGGTGAAGGCCGACGAGGAAAAGGTCTATGAGCTTTTCCCCAAGATGCGCGAGCGCATGAAGCAGCACGGCGGAACTCTTTCCGGCGGAGAGCAGCAGATGCTTGCAATAGGGCGCGCGCTCATGGCAAGACCCAAGGTGTTGCTGCTCGACGAGCCGAGCCTCGGGCTTGCGCCGATCGTCGTTGAGAACATTTTCGAGATCATTCAGCGCATCAACAAAGAAGGGACCACCATCCTGCTCGTGGAGCAGAATGCGCAGATGGCCCTGCACATCGCCCATCGGGGATACGTATTGGAAACCGGCGTGGTCACCCTCGAAGGGCCCGCCAAGGACCTGCTTGAAAACCCCAAGGTGCGCTCAGCCTACCTTGGACTCGATTAA